A genomic region of Arachis hypogaea cultivar Tifrunner chromosome 5, arahy.Tifrunner.gnm2.J5K5, whole genome shotgun sequence contains the following coding sequences:
- the LOC112801413 gene encoding putative RING-H2 finger protein ATL21A, which produces MTTPQYYSLTLVVLIIIIIIGYRRTEADEASDNINNCDTTVIASCGNYTLPIEFPFWMTSEGNNTRCGYRGFEIKCNNQKQPLLNLPESGDFVVNGIENDEQTILINDQEKCLPRRIMLNRGFSLADSPFQLADGFSYQNYSFYSCPYDPTSPLMIECLGSTRNNLSYSVLAVLSSQVTRQRLLNNSSSCHFITSALAPVPSYVRYEVFWMSYDVDIRLRWNEPDCTSCIQSGGRCGLLPNSNDDHAACYDLPHQGQGLSRKARFGLTIGVGIPGVIGIIGLICLLQRRKMRRDQRQQSSRTQPEFSIMIVPPPPAVLMGLDGPSIERYPKTEVGENGQLPRPNDTICSICLSEYSPKEVLRTITECQHYFHVDCIDGWLKMNATCPLCRKLPARSNSNYDSSLPFPPSSSS; this is translated from the exons ATGACTACCCCGCAATATTATTCCCTAACACTTGTAgtcttgattattattattattattgggtaCAGAAGAACAGAGGCTGATGAGGCAAGTGATAATATTAATAACTGTGACACAACCGTTATTGCCTCATGCGGAAACTACACGCTCCCTATTGAATTCCCGTTTTGGATGACCAGTGAAGGCAACAACACACGGTGTGGGTACCGAGGTTTCGAAATCAAGTGTAACAATCAGAAACAACCGTTGCTAAATCTCCCAGAATCCGGTGACTTCGTTGTAAACGGGATCGAGAATGATGAGCAAACAATTCTGATCAACGACCAAGAAAAGTGCCTCCCAAGAAGGATCATGCTCAACCGTGGATTCAGCCTCGCAGATTCCCCTTTCCAATTAGCCGACGGTTTCAGTTACCAGAATTACTCGTTTTACAGCTGTCCATACGACCCAACATCACCGCTCATGATAGAGTGCTTGGGATCCACGCGCAACAACCTCAGCTATTCCGTGTTGGCGGTGTTGTCGTCGCAAGTAACGCGTCAAAGGTTGTTGAATAATTCATCGTCGTGCCACTTTATTACATCCGCTTTGGCACCTGTTCCCAGTTATGTACGGTATGAAGTGTTTTGGATGAGTTACGATGTTGATATACGGTTACGGTGGAATGAACCTGATTGCACGTCTTGTATACAAAGTGGTGGACGCTGTGGCCTCCTACCGAATTCTAACGATGATCATGCTGCTTGTTATGATCTTCCACACCAAGGTCAAG GTCTTTCAAGGAAAGCCAGGTTTGGTCTAACCATAGGCGTGGGAATACCTGGAGTCATTGGCATCATTGGACTAATATGTTTATTGCAGCGCAGAAAGATGAGGCGAGATCAGCGACAACAGTCATCAAGAACACAACCGGAATTTTCTATCATGATTGTCCCTCCCCCTCCAGCTGTCCTAATGGGCCTTGATGGCCCATCAATAGAAAGATATCCGAAAACTGAGGTTGGTGAGAATGGGCAATTGCCTAGGCCCAATGATACCATTTGCTCAATATGTCTCTCTGAATACAGTCCCAAAGAGGTGCTGAGGACCATAACAGAGTGCCAACACTATTTTCACGTTGATTGCATTGATGGGTGGCTGAAGATGAATGCTACTTGCCCTTTGTGTAGAAAATTGCCCGCAAGATCAAATTCCAATTACGACTCCTCTTTGCCTTTCCCTCCATCTTCCTCCTCCTAA
- the LOC112803499 gene encoding uncharacterized protein: protein MHVVSTSKLLLQKLRDNGWCNLLEIVKKFCEKHKIDIPDMSTQYTVGRGRSRQPKITIEHHYRVDVFLAAIDSQIQELNGRFNEETMELLTLSTALDPKDNFKLFNIQNICKLAEKFYPSDFSDHEMIFLNAELQHYAFDISNHLKDVGTLYELCPRLKETGKSRTYHLVDRLIRNVLTLPVSTATTERAFSAMKIVKTRLQSKMAHEFLADNLVIYIEKEIAATFSTNSIIDDFESRKKCRA from the coding sequence ATGCATGTTGTTTCCACATCAAAACTACTTCTTCAAAAATTGAGGGATAATGGTTGGTGTAATTTACTTGAGATTGTTAAGAAGTTTTGTGAGAAACATAAAATTGACATCCCTGATATGAGTACACAATACACTgttggaagaggtcgatctcgTCAACCAAAGATAACAATCGAGCATCATTATCGAGTTGATGTGTTTTTGGCAGCAATTGACTCTCAAATTCAAGAGTTAAATGGTAGATTCAATGAGGAAACCATGGAGCTTTTGACTTTAAGTACTGCTTTGGACCCTAAagataattttaagttgtttaaTATTCAGAATATATGCAAGTTAGCTGAAAAGTTTTATCCTTCAGATTTTTCTGATCATGAAATGATTTTTTTGAATGCTGAATTGCAACATTATGCATTTGATATATCGAATCATCTAAAAGATGTTGGGACACTTTATGAGTTATGTCCAAGATTGAAGGAAAcaggaaaatcaagaacttatcaTTTGGTTGATAGATTGATTCGCAATGTCTTGACTCTTCCAGTATCTACAGCAACAACAGAAAGAGCTTTCTCGGCAATGAAAATTGTTAAAACAAGACTTCAGAGTAAAATGGCACACGAATTTCTTGCAGATAATTTAGTCATTTACATTGAGAAAGAAATTGCAGCTACTTTCAGTACAAATTCAATAATAGATGACTTTGAATCAAGGAAAAAATGTCGAGCTTAA